The following proteins are encoded in a genomic region of Leptospira fainei serovar Hurstbridge str. BUT 6:
- the lep gene encoding LipL41-expression chaperone Lep, with protein sequence MITLTSNRISCFFGSEKSGRLTSAFLFCILAVFAVSCRTKPNPEECMDAQIHIVKLIADDESMPKQVQALMLRSVLKPETNEAIVKTCVQNKTLKQVQCELSAAKFSDLQSCKRHEKSETSGPKTETGS encoded by the coding sequence ATGATAACACTGACAAGTAATCGGATTTCCTGCTTTTTCGGAAGCGAGAAAAGCGGACGTTTAACGTCCGCTTTTCTTTTTTGTATCTTAGCGGTTTTTGCCGTAAGCTGCAGAACGAAACCGAATCCGGAAGAGTGCATGGATGCCCAGATTCATATCGTGAAATTAATCGCCGACGATGAAAGCATGCCGAAGCAAGTTCAGGCATTGATGCTTCGAAGCGTATTGAAGCCGGAAACGAACGAAGCGATCGTTAAAACCTGCGTTCAGAACAAAACATTGAAACAAGTTCAATGCGAACTGTCGGCGGCTAAGTTTTCGGATTTGCAATCTTGCAAACGGCATGAAAAAAGCGAAACCTCCGGCCCGAAAACGGAAACAGGCAGTTAA
- a CDS encoding lipoprotein LipL41, which translates to MKKIASLLFAGALVFSLSNCGERIEVEYPVFPKSKEGRQLQKFLGTIRNVGLAVEKPQKSLWETVFGAGSSFIDQMPSKVFEAFDKESYYKLIDLSKRADSINEATLTLAGITKSRVKLGNQLGAEAILYIGYQKPYTECGSEMMVDYGAAALKVGGAIASMASGKNVDTGNAPITKPTAVRYMLIPLDATLIKVETGEVKKAVVSDPAKIDAGVGNLNCPSVLDSFGKALDQAAAYIKDRLSPQVKTEKIKVYTKDEDPDVAGFLDDGYQEITGETPSFKKAKEAWEKADKKAGGKSGGAKANLGTYYFSVGDFDKAIKYYEDAMKLQGVNKNDIRELRKRVEAAAAVDDNTDK; encoded by the coding sequence ATGAAAAAAATCGCTTCTCTGCTTTTTGCTGGAGCGTTGGTATTTTCACTTTCTAATTGCGGAGAACGCATAGAAGTGGAGTATCCCGTATTCCCGAAATCAAAAGAAGGGCGCCAACTTCAAAAATTCCTTGGCACCATTCGGAACGTCGGTCTTGCCGTTGAAAAACCCCAAAAAAGTCTTTGGGAAACCGTCTTCGGAGCAGGTTCCAGCTTTATCGATCAAATGCCTTCGAAAGTGTTCGAAGCTTTTGATAAAGAATCTTATTATAAACTGATCGACTTGAGCAAGCGTGCGGATTCTATAAACGAAGCAACTCTTACTCTCGCCGGAATCACTAAAAGTCGCGTAAAACTCGGAAACCAATTGGGAGCCGAAGCAATTCTGTATATCGGATATCAAAAACCTTATACCGAGTGCGGTAGCGAAATGATGGTCGATTACGGAGCGGCAGCGCTTAAAGTAGGCGGTGCGATCGCTTCTATGGCTTCAGGTAAAAATGTCGATACCGGCAATGCACCTATCACGAAACCGACTGCCGTTCGCTATATGCTAATTCCTCTAGATGCGACTTTGATCAAAGTCGAAACTGGGGAAGTTAAAAAGGCTGTCGTATCTGATCCTGCAAAAATCGACGCCGGCGTCGGTAACTTGAACTGTCCTTCGGTTCTCGATTCTTTCGGTAAAGCGTTAGACCAAGCAGCAGCTTATATTAAAGACCGTTTATCTCCACAGGTTAAAACGGAAAAAATTAAAGTTTATACTAAAGACGAAGATCCGGATGTTGCTGGATTCCTCGATGATGGATACCAAGAAATCACCGGAGAAACTCCAAGCTTTAAGAAAGCAAAAGAAGCTTGGGAAAAAGCCGATAAGAAAGCCGGCGGAAAATCCGGTGGAGCAAAGGCTAACTTGGGAACATATTATTTCTCCGTAGGCGATTTTGATAAGGCGATCAAATACTACGAAGACGCTATGAAACTCCAAGGCGTGAACAAGAACGATATCAGAGAACTTCGCAAACGTGTTGAAGCGGCTGCTGCCGTCGATGATAACACTGACAAGTAA